A stretch of Lathyrus oleraceus cultivar Zhongwan6 chromosome 6, CAAS_Psat_ZW6_1.0, whole genome shotgun sequence DNA encodes these proteins:
- the LOC127097374 gene encoding histone H1, with protein MATEEPIVAVETVPEPIVTEPTTITEPEVPEKEEPKAEVEKTKKAKGSKPKKASKPRNPASHPTYEEMIKDAIVSLKEKNGSSQYAIAKFIEEKQKQLPANFKKLLLQNLKKNVASGKLIKVKGSFKLSAAAKKPAVAKPKAKTAAKAKSVKAKPAAKPKAKAVVKPKVASKAKAVAAKPKKAAAKPKTVAAKTKPTAAKPKAVVKPKSKVKPAKVAKTSVKTTPGKKVAAVKKVAAKKVPVKSVKAKSVKSPVKKVSVKRGGRK; from the exons ATGGCCACAGAAGAACCAATCGTCGCCGTGGAAACTGTTCCCGAACCAATTGTCACCGAGCCAACAACAATCACCGAACCTGAGGTCCCGGAGAAGGAGGAACCAAAGGCTGAAGTAGAGAAGACTAAGAAAGCCAAAGGATCCAAACCTAAGAAAGCTTCCAAACCACGAAACCCTGCTTCTCATCCTACTTACGAAGAG ATGATTAAGGATGCAATAGTGTCGCTGAAGGAGAAGAACGGTTCGAGCCAATACGCGATTGCGAAATTCATCGAAGAGAAACAGAAACAGCTTCCTGCTAACTTCAAGAAGCTATTGCTCCAAAACTTGAAGAAGAACGTTGCTTCTGGAAAGCTTATTAAGGTTAAAGGCTCATTCAAGCTTTCAGCTGCGGCCAAAAAGCCTGCAGTCGCCAAGCCGAAGGCCAAGACAGCTGCCAAGGCGAAGTCCGTTAAGGCCAAGCCAGCTGCAAAGCCTAAAGCTAAAGCTGTTGTCAAACCAAAGGTTGCTTCAAAGGCCAAAGCTGTAGCTGCGAAGCCCAAAAAAGCCGCTGCCAAGCCCAAAACTGTTGCGGCTAAGACTAAGCCTACTGCCGCCAAGCCCAAGGCGGTTGTCAAACCGAAGTCCAAGGTGAAGCCAGCGAAGGTTGCTAAGACATCTGTGAAGACAACTCCGGGGAAGAAAGTTGCAGCTGTGAAGAAAGTTGCTGCGAAGAAAGTTCCGGTTAAGAGTGTGAAGGCTAAAAGCGTGAAGTCTCCAGTGAAAAAGGTTTCTGTCAAGAGAGGTGGAAGGAAATGA